Proteins encoded in a region of the Rutidosis leptorrhynchoides isolate AG116_Rl617_1_P2 chromosome 9, CSIRO_AGI_Rlap_v1, whole genome shotgun sequence genome:
- the LOC139866886 gene encoding GDT1-like protein 3 codes for MNLRVDFSILILCFFVFLFASRVYAQDVAGDNNDNEESTGSIIDLGRRSKVVVDTLKKNVLGDNIDPKAVLNLDSGLGVVDAFFASLSMILVSEIGDETFIIAALMAMRHPKSIVLSGALSALFIMTILSTGLGRIVPNLISRKHTNSAATVLYAFFGLRLLYIAWRSSDSKASQKKEIEEVEEKLESGQGKTAARQFFSRFCTPIFLESFILTFLAEWGDRSQIATIALATHKNAVGVAVGATIGHTICTSVAVIGGSLLASKISQRTVATVGGLLFLGFSVSSYFYPPL; via the exons ATGAATCTACGTGTAGATTTTAGTATTCTTATTCTATGCTTCTTCGTTTTCCTCTTTGCATCTCGCGTTTATGCACAG GATGTTGccggtgataataatgataatgaagagtCAACGGGATCTATTATAGATCTAGGCCGGCGAAGTAAA GTAGTTGTGGATACACTTAAGAAGAATGTTTTAGGTGACAATATTGACCCAAAGGCTGTACTCAATCTGGATTCTGGTCTTGGAGTTGTTGATGCATTCTTTGCTAGTTTGTCCATGATCCTTGTCAGTGAG attGGAGATGAGACTTTTATTATAGCTGCTCTTATGGCAATGAGACATCCAAAGTCAATTGTTTTGTCTGGTGCACTCAGTGCATTGTTTATAATGACG ATACTTTCTACGGGACTTGGTAGAATTGTTCCGAATTTAATATCCAGAAAGCATACAAACAGTGCTGCAACAG TTCTGTATGCCTTCTTCGGGTTGCGATTGCTCTATATTGCTTGGCGATCATCAGATTCAAAAGCTTCTCAGAAGAAAGAAATAGAAGAG GTAGAAGAAAAACTTGAGTCTGGACAAGGGAAAACAGCTGCACGCCAATTCTTTTCTCGATTCTGTACTCCGATATTCTTGGAG TCATTTATATTGACATTTTTAGCTGAGTGGGGAGATCGAAGCCAGATAGCTACCATTGCT TTAGCAACACATAAAAATGCAGTCGGGGTTGCTGTCGGGGCAACAATAGGTCACACTATTTGTACATCTGTAGCAGTAATTGGGGGAAGCCTGTTAGCGTCCAAAATCTCACAACGAACCGTTGCAACAGTTGGGGGTTTGCTATTTCTCGGTTTTTCTGTATCATCATACTTCTACCCTCCTCTATAA
- the LOC139867657 gene encoding uncharacterized protein produces the protein MFFYWVLFSLLILLAGVQFSDESELTAALTVADNITAAETTMVPWIDPGKSEMMGLVLNDSRRKLGSFQICSLCTCCSAGGGGGKGYCLPSPCCYAINCNIPNRPFGFCSFTPKTCNCMRCHL, from the exons ATGTTCTTTTATTGGGTACTTTTTTCTCTCCTTATTCTTCTCGCCGGAGTTCAATTTTCCGAT gAAAGTGAATTGACGGCGGCGTTGACGGTGGCGGACAACATTACGGCGGCGGAGACGACGATGGTCCCGTGGATAGATCCCGGAAAAAGTGAAATGATGGGGTTGGTGTTGAATGACAGCCGCCGGAAACTTGGCAGTTTTCAGATTTGTTCATTGTGTACTTGCTGCTCCGCCGGCGGCGGCGGTGGTAAAGGGTATTGTTTACCATCTCCTTGTTGTTATGCTATCAATTGCAATATCCCAAATAGACCTTTTGGGTTCTGTTCATTCACTCCAAAGACTTGTAATTGCATGAGATGTCATCTTTAA